Below is a window of Camelina sativa cultivar DH55 chromosome 11, Cs, whole genome shotgun sequence DNA.
GCATCTTTCCATATTCATCATGACATCAGaataatttattattggtttaagaaTAGAGAGATCTGCactttagttatatatatactgaaatATTAGCTCACTCTCGCGtacatcatctttattttatgtaGTTTGTGCGCTGACACAATTAGAAATAAACTGCAGGTTCAGCTTAAACCTCTGATGGATCATATAAACAGAATAAAAGAGATACCGGTTCCTAGTTTTGAATCTTTTCCGGCATGGGAGGCTCGTGCAGCTAAGGCTGCTCGTGAAAATGGTTATCTTAACCCTGATGATCCTTCAAGGTCACAGGGTGGGTATGGTTCAACATTGATGCCATTTCTTGGAGAAACAGAGGTAATCTTTAGTTACACTAAAGAAAATCAAACTATGCCAAAGTTTTATCCCTGcatttttcctctgtttctttattgTGAATGGTTAGTTGATTTCTTAAATATTACATGGTTAGGTTGAGGTTAACCttggtgaaaaaaaagaagatgttaACTCTGAAGGTGGTGGAGATCCTAGTGTGAAACTCTTTCCATCATGGCTGATCAAGGAAGGAATGAATCTGACTGAGGAACAAAGAGGATATCAGATGAGACAGGAAACTAAGGTTGATGATGGTCGCTCAGGAGGAGCATCAGAAATTTCAGATGACAAGAAACCAGCCATGGGAAGTGGCGATGATAAGGATCTGATGGTATGCCTTTTGGGGAAAATTATTTGCGTCTATGTATTTATATTTCTCAGTGTAGCATTTTTTGGATTGCTATTTACATTTTGCTTCAGGATGAGTATATCAAAGCTTGCTACGCTGCTATACTGGAGCAGAAAGAGCTTGCTGAATCCTCAGGCTAACTAAGCCCTGACATTCAATTGGCTACTAGTACATCCTTGGATCGTCAGGTTGGTATGAAGTGTAAACGTGAAGAtcaggaagatgatgaagaagatgttgaatgggaagaagaagagcctgTTGCAGGTCAGTATGAGTTTTACTATTAGTTAGTTAGAAGCGACCTTCTTTAGTATTTTCAAGGTGACCTGCAACAAGAAGATACTTGCCAAAGACATGCTCATAGTATTAGTTAACTATACTAGTTTAGGTCTCATGAGTACATGTGATGATGCTCAGCTTGGTAACTTTCTTAATATGCAGCAAATGGAAACtacaaggaagaagatgacgagGAGGACGTCGATTGGGAAGAAGGCTGAAAGTAAATGGATCAACCATTGAtcatagacttttttttgtttaatatcatCAATTTTGTCAAAGGCTGTACATTTTATACTTAATGTTGAAGCAGCAAAAGCTGTATAGAACTTTTACCCCACGGCACCGAGAAAGTTCTAACACAGTCCTGAATTCTCTTTATTGATCATTGAATCATATCACAAAACAGAGACAATCCTACTATAAGGATAAATATGCTATGCTACGCAAGTTACATATGAGCTATATAATGCATCCATGCTGACATAactattcatttttattttattggttaagTGATCATATGATAAATTAAACAGAAGAGTTACATTGCACGAACAGGAGGAATACTCTGTTCGAATCTAAAGAAATTCTCAGGATCATACTTGGTTTTAACTTCCATCAATCTCTTCAAATTCCCCAAGAAATACTTGGATCCATAGATCTTAGCTTCTTCAACATTTGTCTTTCCACTTGGATTGCTTCCGACATCCATGTCTCTGTAATTCAAGAACGCCTCTCTCGGGTTGCTTGACACGTACGGCTCCATCGCAGCGTATATCTCATTCATCAGACCTAGATTAGCCTCTGTGGCGTTTGCGTCGGGCCATAACGTAAAGTACTGAATCTTGAACAAGTTCCCTTTTCGGTGAGGAAACGGGGTGGCATTTGCCGGAATCTTATCCATCACTCCACCGTAAGGGTTCCATTGCATAAACATGTTGTTGAACTTCAACATTATTTTCCAAACCTTCTCCATTCCTTCTTTTGGGATCGGTTTCTTGACGTAATCCGATTTACTCTTGAAGAGTGCTCCTGCCGGATTCGATGGTCTATCCAAAAGAATGCTTATCGGTGCTCCCACTGGATAGTTCTGCCAAAACAACGTCGTGTTAATCCAGCTCATTTCGTAGCAATCTTCACGTTTTAGCCCCAGTTCAGGGAAACTCTTGTTGATAATTGCCATGAGCCTCCTTGCTGGTCCTAAAAACTGAGCGTAGAACACAACCGCTATGGTTTTCTTGCTAGGTATCGCGACATTAGCGAGTTCAGGCATTGCTCTCAGGAAAAGCTCATGAGGCAATTTGCTGGAGACAAGCTGCCATTTGTAAAGAACATCAGTAGCTCCTTGTTCCAATGTTTTGTTAACCTTAAAAACTGTCAAGGTATTTGGAACATCGACGAGCTTGATCTTCCAAGAGAGGATAACACCGAAGCTGGCTCCACCACCACCTCGAATCGCCCACAATAGATCCTTTCTCAAGGTAGCTCCAGTCAATATACTGCCGTTGACATCAACTACACGAGCATCAACGACATGATCGACCGAGAGTCCGTATTTTCTAATCAAATTACCGTATCCTCCTCCGCTGATGTGTCCTCCCGCTCCTAATGTAGGGCAAACACCAGCCGCAAACGCTAGCGTTTTGCTAGCCTCTGCGATTTTGGTGTAGAGCTCTCCCAATGTGGCACCAGCTTCGACCCAAGCTTGCTTTCTTGACACGTCAATGGAGATAGATCGGAGATCGTGCATGTCGAGAATAACAAATGGTACAGACGAGATGTAAGATAGTCCCTCGTAGTCATGACCGCCGCTTCGGATACGGATCTGGATTCCGTTGAACTTTGCACAGACCACGGTAGCCTGAACATGGGATTCATGGTTTGCAGCAACAATGGCGACTAGTTTTGTGTCGTTAGGGTTGGAGTACCTTTTGTTTTTCGCGTAGGAGACGTAAGATGACACGAAGGTGGAGTTGTCATGAGTGTAGAGTGCTGCGGTGATCGGATTCTCCGGATTGGTTCGATAACGAAGGCATCGAAGGAAGTTTTCTTCATATGGTTTCGTAACATGTGCATCTGAGGccaaaacaagaagaacaagtagcAAAAGAGATActatttctctcattttctttgtttgtttgaagaTCTCAAAAACTAGAATTACTAAGTAATCAccctttgttttatgtatttattggttttttGACATATAggaaaactgaaaagaaaataaaatgtaaagttGAAGATTTTGGTCATAGAAAACTTCTTTGAATAAGAAGAAACCTATGAAATTATGGAAAATAAAGTAATGAGGGAAAGTTGAATATGTAGTAgatagatgttttttttaatgcaatcGGAAACGTAAACGTAAGATGAAACTTCATTCATTTATTCAAGAGAATCGAGTTAattatgatcatttttttttggttacaaataatACGTAAAGCTGTAACTCTATTTTCTAGAATACAATGACTTTCTTGTCCTCTCACCTTATTTTTTTCGTTAGTGCGTATTATAAATCCCGTTGAAAACGTCTTCGAATGCGATGCATTAGTATTGTTGAATAATGCGGTTTGCGTTTGTACTAGTGTAAAACCCTCTAACGATTAAGATGTCTGAGTAAATTTgcaataaaatttatttcattCGGTAGAAACGTTGACTTCTTTACTCAAACATTAAtgtatgttaattttgtttttttggttaacagCATACAAGATCGGCTTAGAGCCAATGAGACGGAACATCGTTTACATAGATAATGAAGTGCACTCagattatattttttaccaTTCTGCGAGCGAGGaattaaaatcaacaaaaagaacataaattcTTCTTTATATTCTTGAATATTCTCTAAATAAGATGTGAATGCTGGGCACTCTAAAGGTGAGggcaccatcttcaccaagtcggagcagtcggtaaaaaaaacaatattctGATTATCTGCTCTTATCATACAACGCATCGCTCAAACTAGGATTTTAATCTCTGCATGAAGCAGGGAGAGATTACGATGAAAATTGGCTGCCTCCCCATAATAGAGACCTCCCccagaagaaaagaacaaaaccaacCTCGGCATACATATGGATCTAtcgctttccaagagccatccaCATAAATAGTTTGTCTAATGCCTATCGACCATAAATGTTCATTTTGTTATCTTTATTCGGTaaaaagttttgttatttttatgaGATCAATCTTTATGTAATTTAATTGCTGCAGCTTTGGAAGAACATTAATTTTCCGCAGATTATAACCtctatacaaatatattatgattaacAACCTATTAAATAAAcgttaacagaaaaaaaaaagcttctgaAATTAAACGtcgaacagaaaaaaaaaaacttattcaatATGTAGTAgttaattgaatattttatgtgatcaattttttttttggtgggaggtactgattacttttttttaagtgaatacataaatatattctttattaacCAATTgcaaatttgaaatgttttcatgatatttttcatattcaataaaaaaaatctttcctGATAAATAATTACATCTTCAACCTTTTCAATGtaaatggtgaaaattggttgaataatttttttcaacttgtTCAATCTCTTCTATTGTGTAACCATTTGCACCCATTGTATTTTATTGTTATCCTGGTCTCACTAGTCACTACAGAGTATTACACgtagattttgtttcttctcgcactacaacaaatatgaacaTTGATAGCATTAGAGAAATGttataatatgtaattcataGCTTTTTCACAAACGCTATATTAGGCCATTGTTATTGTAGATACCGCTCATACGATAGCGCCGAATATATATGCTATGGTAGAGTATTTTACGATAGCAGTAGCGAAATGCTTTGTTATcgcgtttttttattttttaagatcaTGTTATAAGTCATTTTACATGCTATGTTAGGAGCTTCTACCGTAGCTATATCATAGCACTAATCGAAtgctataatataatttattgtatcacaaaattaatgctattttatttattattgtaatttttttttcaaaatttatttaattaaatttatatttttacatttcataaaataatcaacatacataacataaattacattaagcaaaataagtcttacataacaaagtgTCACCAAgtcttaaacaaaacaaaactaacatCAAAAAGAATAGAAACATTACTTGACATGTACATGTAACCCATCCAAGCCTTTCTTACTTGTAGCTAAGCCTCTCTTTTAGCTGCTCACTTAGCGTTTCTTGAAACAGTCCAATGAACAGCTACTAGTTCACTTTGAATATATGAAAAGGACATGTTAGTTATCCTCTCCAAATGTATCTGctcatatgaaacaaaagaatcatgagaAGCCACAATATGCCATTAACCCTATAAGCACATAGCAATCACATAGAgataaataaactataaattGTAAGTGTTACCTATACATGAGCAGAAACATACGAGACACAATTCAATATCAGAAATGAACATTATAATTGTTAACCTTTAAGGAACAATAAAGAGTAAGGAATTAATActaaatcttcatcatcagttTGGCTGTTCCCACCACTACGGTTCTCCCTCAAaccttattttcttcttctagttgTGCGCATCGTTGCTTTGCAAAGATCATAAGGCTTCTTTTAGCACCTCGTAGGAAGAGAAAATAATCTAATGTCAATCAAAAGCCTAAGCAAAAAGCATCTTACCTGAAATTTGAGCTGCAATTTCCCTATCCTGCTGGAGTTGTGCTGTGGCTTCAAGTCTAGATATATCTGATTGTTGTCAATACACAGTAAGAAAATGTAGATAGATCCAtaacggagaaaaaaaaacatgtaaaaacatcaaaattttgGAACAAGCTAAAAAGGGACCAAATGTCTTTCCGCTGAATAACATTCTCATGATGCAGCTTCAGAATTTTTATCTCCCTGATTGTTGTTATCAAAAACTGCATCAAACCAATTGCGAGAATGGAAAAGGTTGTACCTGCTCAACAGGAGGTAAGACCTTCTCCTTGAGATTGGTATTGGTATCCTCTGAACTGTGCTCCATCTTGATCCTAGCGAATGAAACAACTCATTAGACTTTAGCAATACAAACAAATGATTCGGAAATTGCTTTCCCAAAGCACGAAGTGATACTTGTAGAGGAGATACCaatctacccaaaaaaaaagtaataatgaaAATAGAAGGTttgaaatttacatatataaatctaaTCTATAACTTTAGCAAACCAAAATTAATCAATTACCTTTAAAGAATCTGTTCCACCGTAGATATCCCCACCACAAGCATGTCAATAACTCCGTCTTATTTTCATGTTCACTTAACTCAAAGCAATTCATCAAACCTGAAATTAAGAGATTAATACTCAGGCAAGGAGGAAACTACAAACATGAATAGAGTTAATTAAAAAGTCATGTCTTGCGTTTTCTTAAAAGCTTTCCAGGACCTAAAACTGTGCCTCCACCAAAGGCTTGTTCCACTTATCCGCTCATACTTTCCATCTCCATTGACCTAAACAAGAACAAGTTTAAGTAAGTAAAATCGCTGATGTAGTTGCAAACAAAAACCATAGTTATATAATCCAGATTCTCTATATGTCCTCGAGAAACAATCTACAATACCTCTGTACACAAAACAggatataaattataaattcgaTGTCATGAGAGAAATAGGCATATCATATAGGTCGTCCAATATCATAGATACCATTCAATATATCGACCTCTCCAGGAAAgcatataataaagagaaatgTTGAATAATCAAAAGCGTAACATCTATTGATTTACAAGCaatcaaaatactaaaacttTGAAACTGAATACGAACCATATCCATCGCAAAGAGACTAAATCAGACTCGGGATTTAatcacagagaagaagaaacaaaaaaacatataaatacgAACCTGGATCCTAAGTAGttgaaagaaagatgaaaaagtgGAGGACTTTGTTGTTAAGGTTGCTTGAAATCTCGCAAACTCGGATCTGGATAGAGAAAGATAATAAGAGaaggaagcaaataaaaattgaggTAGAGGGAGACTTAACGATACGTGTTAACCACTTTTTCGCCGAGA
It encodes the following:
- the LOC104722983 gene encoding berberine bridge enzyme-like 4 is translated as MREIVSLLLLVLLVLASDAHVTKPYEENFLRCLRYRTNPENPITAALYTHDNSTFVSSYVSYAKNKRYSNPNDTKLVAIVAANHESHVQATVVCAKFNGIQIRIRSGGHDYEGLSYISSVPFVILDMHDLRSISIDVSRKQAWVEAGATLGELYTKIAEASKTLAFAAGVCPTLGAGGHISGGGYGNLIRKYGLSVDHVVDARVVDVNGSILTGATLRKDLLWAIRGGGGASFGVILSWKIKLVDVPNTLTVFKVNKTLEQGATDVLYKWQLVSSKLPHELFLRAMPELANVAIPSKKTIAVVFYAQFLGPARRLMAIINKSFPELGLKREDCYEMSWINTTLFWQNYPVGAPISILLDRPSNPAGALFKSKSDYVKKPIPKEGMEKVWKIMLKFNNMFMQWNPYGGVMDKIPANATPFPHRKGNLFKIQYFTLWPDANATEANLGLMNEIYAAMEPYVSSNPREAFLNYRDMDVGSNPSGKTNVEEAKIYGSKYFLGNLKRLMEVKTKYDPENFFRFEQSIPPVRAM